A section of the Eublepharis macularius isolate TG4126 chromosome 1, MPM_Emac_v1.0, whole genome shotgun sequence genome encodes:
- the PSMB4 gene encoding proteasome subunit beta type-4, producing the protein MEAPSLVPPPAFWAAGPAPGELYSPPCPGNGAGLQAAEGGGVNRTMNPMVTGTSVLGVKFDGGVVIAADMLGSYGSLARFRNISRVMKVNDSTVLGASGDYADFQYLKQVIDQMVIDEELLGDGHSYSPKAIHSWLTRAMYSRRSKMNPLWNTVVIGGYSNGEGFLGYVDMLGVAYEAPTLATGYGSYVAQPLMRDTLEKKGTLSREEARALLERCMKILYYRDARSFNRYELISVTEKGVEIEGPLTSDTNWDIAHLVSGF; encoded by the exons ATGGAAGCGCCGTCGCTTGTGCCGCCTCCCGCATTTTGGGCCGCGGGCCCCGCGCCGGGGGAGTTGTACTCGCCCCCATGCCCGGGCAACGGAGCCGGGCTCCAGGCCGCAGAAGGCGGGGGCGTCAACAGAACCAT GAATCCCATGGTGACGGGCACATCCGTGCTGGGGGTGAAGTTTGACGGCGGAGTGGTCATTGCTGCAGACATGCTGGGCTCCTACGGTTCACTCGCCCGCTTCCGCAACATCTCCAGGGTCATGAAGGTCAACGATAGCACCGTTCTGGGGGCCTCTGGCGATTATGCGGATTTCCAGTACCTCAAGCAGGTCATAGATCAGATGGT GATCGACGAGGAGCTGCTGGGAGACGGCCACAGCTACAGTCCGAAGGCCATTCACTCCTGGCTGACCCGAGCCATGTACAGCCGCCGGTCCAAGATGAACCCCCTCTGGAACACCGTTGTGATTGGCGGCTACTCCAACGGAGAGGG TTTCTTAGGTTACGTCGACATGCTGGGCGTGGCTTACGAAGCTCCTACACTTGCGACCGGATACGGCTCTTACGTAGCACAG CCGTTGATGAGGGACACCCTGGAGAAGAAGGGTACCTTGTCCAGAGAAGAGGCCCGGGCCCTCCTTGAGCGTTGCATGAAAATCCTCTACTACCGAGACGCTCGCTCGTTCAACAGG TACGAGCTGATCAGCGTGACGGAGAAAGGTGTGGAAATAGAAGGGCCGCTCACCTCTGACACCAACTGGGATATAGCACATCTCGTCAG